Below is a window of Fervidobacterium pennivorans DSM 9078 DNA.
TGTAAGCAAGTGTTGAAAAAGGCTGGGAATTGCTCCCAGCCTCAGATTGTTGACAAACCCCCACTTTTCGATAAACGAAAGGTGGGGTTTTATTATCGCCAATACAACTTTTGAGAAAAATTCTAATAAAACTTCCAAATTTTTGCCCTTCCCTGGACCTCCCTTCCCCTTTTTCCATATCCAATTCGCTAATTTTTTCATGTTAAAACATGTGCAAGTCAATAACACTTGCATGTGCACCTTTTCTATCCCCCTCAGCATCGTCACCCTCATACCGTGCTTCTCCTTCAAGTCCGCAAATACCCTCTCTATCGTCTTGCTTCTTTCTTTGTACAACTCTTTACATTCTTTCGTGTGCCTTAAATACTCTACTTCTTCCATGTATTCTTCCCATACATGTCGGGTGATTATCTTCGTGTGATTCTTACTGCTTGTACATCTACCTAAATCTTCACATTTCTCACATACCTTCGGATCCGATTTGTATTCTTTGTACCCTTTTCTGTTTGTTGTTGAGTATTCTAATATCTGCCCTTGTGGACATATGTAGCAATCGTAATATTCATCGTATACGAATTGTCTTTTTTTGAAATACCCTTCTTTGTGTTGTGCACGTGTGTATGGCATGCACGGGACTATACCTTCGTCCATCAATAGCTTACATATCGGTGGAGTCTTGTATCCTGCATCCAAAGCTGCCCTTTTCGATTTGCCAGCGTTCTTTTTGTTTTATTGAATAAGTTCTCAAACACCATGCTGTCGTGGACATTTGCTGGTGTTGTTATACAGCTTAGTATTATCCCGTTCTTATCGCATGCTATGTGTGCAGAATATCCGAACTGGTGTTCTTTTTCATTTTTGTTTATCATCCCGCTATCTGGGTCTGTCGTGCTTATTTTTATTTCCTTCAGTTTTACTTTCTCATGTGTGAAATCCAAAGGCTTCAATCCGTGTTTTTGCCTATCTTTGTTTATTTCTTCTTCTAAAGCTTGTTTGTATGTCTTGGTTTGCTCCTCTACAAATACCTTCTCGTACTTTTTCTTGTTCGCACTTGCTTTGATGTGTGTTGAATCCATGAACACGGCATCCATATTTACCAAGCCATGCTCGATTGCTTGCTGCAGTATTTTGTTGAAGATTTGCTCAAACAAATCGGTTCCTTTGAACCTACGTTCGTAGTTTTTACTGAACGTGCTGAAATGAGGGATGGTATCAGAAAACCCGAATCCGAGAAACCATCTGTATGCGACGTTTGTTTGTATTTCCTTTATGGTTTGACGCATGGATTTTATGCCGAACATATATTGGATAATGGTAATTTTAATTAACACAACGGGGTCAATACTAGGTCTGCCATTATTGAGGCAGTACTTGTCTTTGACAAGGTCGTAGATGAAATCGAAATTGATGGCGGATTCGATTTTTCTGACGAGGTGGTCATGAGGGACGAGTTGCTCGATGGAGACGGATTCGATTTGTTCTCTGCGTGATTTATCTTTGTTGATGGTCAGCATGTATATTCCTCCTACTATTTGTGTAAAAAAAAGAGGATCCTGTTTGGAAAGGATCCTCTTTTGAAGAGATTATACTTGAACAAGTTATACTTTGTCAACAGTCTGAGGCTGGGAATTGCTCCCAGCCTTATTTTTCTTTAGCATTACTTAAATCTCCAATAATTTCTATAACCTCTTTTCCACCAAGCATTCTCTCAATTTCTTCCATTCGCCCTTTTTCATCTAATTCTACCACCTGACCTGTATCACCTATCCTACGTAAAGACAAATGCTTGTCTGCTTTCAAAGCAATCTGAGGCAAGTGGGTTACAACTATCACCTGATGTTTTTTCGAAAGTTCACTTAGTTTCTGAGCCAATTTTACAGCAGTTACCCCACCTATGCCGGCATCAATTTCATCGTATACCAGCACATCGGTACTAGCCATACTGAGTTCCAACGCAAGCATCAAACGTGATAGTTCACCACCAGAAGCTATCTTTCGCAATGGATATAGCGGGCCATCGGAGAGCGTGCTTCCAACCAGCTCAACTTCATCTATCCCGTTTTTTGTCATTGTTTTTTCATAGAAGGAAAAATCTATCCTTGCGTTCATATTCAAATCCTGCAAATGTTCGGAAATCGCTTTCACAATTTTTCTCGCAGCACCTTTTCTTTTTTCGCTTATTTGAAGTGCTAAGTCACGCAATTCGCTTTCCAATCGCTGACGTTCTCTTTCCGCGTTTTCTAAGATTTCAACCGTCTTTTCAACAATCCTTATTTCCTCGGACCACTTTTTGAAATTTGCCAGCACATCTTCTATTGTGGGACCATATTTCCTACGCAATTTCCTATAGACCCACAACCTGTTTTCAATCTCTTCAAGGTTTATATCTTCTATATTAGCCAGTTCTTTGCCTATTCTGTTGTTAAGCTCTGCTATCGATTCAACAGCATTGTCTAACAAATCGTGATATTTATCTTCTAGCAGTGAATAGACTCTTCTCAATGCGTATTCTATCTCTTCCAGCTGTTGAGAAGCGGTGCTATAGTTTTGGAGAAGAGTTTGCATGTTAAGTGCTTTTTTGTATTTTTCTTCAAGTTCTTGTTCTTCGTCTTCACTGAGATTTGCATTTGCTATTTCGTTAACTCTTTCCTTTAGCTCTTCAAGTTTTTTCAACTCTGTAGCTTTGTCCGTTGTAGTGATAATTTTGACAACTTGTTGATATTCATCGTAAAGCTTTTTGTAGTTCTCAAGTATTTTTGAGTTTCCAGCTATTTCGTCGAGTATCTCAAGGATAAAATCTTTATCTAATAGCTTCATATGTGAGTTTTGCTTATGGATAGTTACGAGACTCGAGAGGACGTTTTGGATTTGTTCACGACTAACCAATCGACCATCTATTTTGTAGAATAATCTCTTGTTTTTTCGCTCAACACTGAACACATGTTGACCTTTTTTTATTCCAATCTCCTCGTAGTCCTTATGAAGGTTTACAACCATGTCGGCCGAGAAGGTCTCACTACGGATGTTCTGATAGTCCAAAAACGAACCAATCACGTCGAGAATTAAGCTTTTCCCAGTTCCTGTCTCACCAGTTATTATGTTAAGACCTTCTGAAAGATATATATCTACATCCTTTAAATAAACATATTCATTGATGTGTATTAATTCAATCAAGAGCAACTCACCTCAGCAAAATTCAAACAAATGTCCCAAGAGTTTTACTTGTGTTCATCTTTGCCCCTCAAATTT
It encodes the following:
- a CDS encoding AAA family ATPase, encoding MIELIHINEYVYLKDVDIYLSEGLNIITGETGTGKSLILDVIGSFLDYQNIRSETFSADMVVNLHKDYEEIGIKKGQHVFSVERKNKRLFYKIDGRLVSREQIQNVLSSLVTIHKQNSHMKLLDKDFILEILDEIAGNSKILENYKKLYDEYQQVVKIITTTDKATELKKLEELKERVNEIANANLSEDEEQELEEKYKKALNMQTLLQNYSTASQQLEEIEYALRRVYSLLEDKYHDLLDNAVESIAELNNRIGKELANIEDINLEEIENRLWVYRKLRRKYGPTIEDVLANFKKWSEEIRIVEKTVEILENAERERQRLESELRDLALQISEKRKGAARKIVKAISEHLQDLNMNARIDFSFYEKTMTKNGIDEVELVGSTLSDGPLYPLRKIASGGELSRLMLALELSMASTDVLVYDEIDAGIGGVTAVKLAQKLSELSKKHQVIVVTHLPQIALKADKHLSLRRIGDTGQVVELDEKGRMEEIERMLGGKEVIEIIGDLSNAKEK